In a single window of the Campylobacter concisus genome:
- a CDS encoding RidA family protein, whose translation MKKQISTKNAPQAIGPYSQAISANGFLFISGQLGVTPVGEFAGSSVEAQAEQSLENLKNILAEAGLTFDNAVKTTIFLADMADFVKVNTVYAKFFKEPYPARSTVAVKTLPKKALVEIELIAAY comes from the coding sequence ATGAAAAAACAAATCTCAACAAAAAATGCTCCACAAGCGATTGGGCCATATTCTCAAGCTATTAGCGCAAATGGATTTTTATTTATCTCAGGTCAGCTTGGTGTCACACCAGTGGGTGAGTTTGCAGGTAGTAGCGTAGAGGCCCAAGCTGAGCAATCACTTGAAAATTTAAAAAATATCTTGGCTGAGGCAGGACTTACTTTTGATAATGCTGTAAAGACTACAATATTTCTAGCAGATATGGCAGATTTTGTTAAAGTAAATACTGTGTATGCTAAATTTTTTAAAGAGCCTTATCCTGCTAGAAGTACAGTAGCTGTTAAAACCTTGCCAAAAAAAGCACTTGTGGAAATAGAGCTCATCGCGGCTTATTAA
- a CDS encoding cysteine permease: MQNILAPNEFLDDYILGAELAKNAGISSNAYLFWKNVISAKFENSRIVFLRKNSIPAKFQNIIKTCTPLNGLIPTGVFCSFTSLAPSHLVAKNGSKIYELFKFYEICGIKFIDLKKFYDDFNLSYSYRIYIEKCKFFSPAPFEKRIKLTETMCLGYY, encoded by the coding sequence ATGCAAAATATACTCGCACCAAATGAGTTTTTAGATGATTATATACTCGGTGCTGAATTGGCTAAAAATGCCGGCATCTCATCAAATGCTTATCTTTTTTGGAAAAACGTCATAAGTGCTAAATTTGAAAACTCAAGAATAGTTTTTCTTAGAAAAAATAGCATTCCAGCCAAATTTCAAAACATTATAAAAACTTGCACGCCTTTAAATGGCCTTATTCCAACAGGCGTATTTTGCTCTTTTACCTCGCTTGCTCCTTCTCATCTTGTAGCAAAAAATGGCTCTAAGATCTACGAGCTCTTTAAATTTTATGAGATTTGCGGCATCAAATTTATAGACTTGAAGAAATTTTATGATGATTTTAATCTTAGCTATTCTTATAGAATTTACATTGAAAAGTGTAAATTTTTCTCACCTGCTCCATTTGAAAAACGCATAAAATTAACTGAAACGATGTGTCTTGGATATTATTAA
- a CDS encoding Fe-S-containing hydro-lyase has translation MSEVKRITAPFDKEVVKSLKAGDNVLISGTIIAARDAAHKALTETLARGEKLPVELKGETIYYVGPTPAKPNQAIGAAGPTTSGRMDKYTPTMINEVGINGMIGKGYRSDAVVEAMKKSCCVYMVAIGGIGALISQSIKKYEVLAYPELGPEAVARLTVEDFPAIVAIDCEGNNFYEVGQAPYKKI, from the coding sequence ATGTCAGAAGTAAAAAGAATAACAGCACCATTTGATAAAGAGGTGGTAAAAAGCCTAAAGGCAGGAGATAATGTCCTAATATCAGGCACTATCATAGCGGCTCGTGACGCTGCACATAAGGCACTTACTGAAACATTGGCACGCGGCGAAAAACTACCAGTTGAACTAAAGGGTGAGACTATCTACTACGTCGGACCAACTCCAGCCAAGCCAAATCAAGCTATCGGCGCAGCAGGCCCAACAACAAGTGGTAGAATGGATAAATACACCCCAACTATGATAAATGAAGTTGGTATAAATGGTATGATTGGTAAAGGCTACAGGAGTGACGCAGTAGTCGAGGCTATGAAAAAATCATGCTGTGTTTATATGGTTGCTATCGGTGGTATCGGAGCGCTCATTAGCCAAAGTATCAAAAAATATGAAGTGTTAGCTTATCCAGAGCTAGGACCAGAGGCAGTTGCTAGGCTTACAGTTGAGGATTTCCCAGCAATAGTAGCCATTGACTGCGAAGGTAATAACTTCTATGAAGTTGGCCAAGCACCTTACAAAAAGATCTAA
- a CDS encoding fumarate hydratase: MRIINVKDIREVVAKLCKQACYVVTPDLKAAFTKAQSSESSSLGKDILGKILQNAKLAEEGVAPICQDTGMTVVFVQIGQDVHIEGGYIEDAINEGIAEGYTEGYLRKSVVAEPLFERKNTTNNTPAVIHTRIVPGDKLKIKVAPKGFGSENKSVLKMLVPADGIEGVKKVFLEAVKYAGPNACPPLTIGVGIGGTMDKAALLAKEAAVRSVDSKNSDPRYAKLEDELLELACKTGVGPQGLGGDTTAVKVNVEWYPTHIAGLPVAININCHAARHAEAEL; the protein is encoded by the coding sequence ATGAGAATAATAAATGTAAAAGATATAAGAGAAGTCGTTGCCAAGCTTTGCAAACAGGCCTGTTATGTTGTGACGCCAGATTTAAAGGCTGCTTTTACAAAGGCTCAAAGTAGCGAAAGCTCGTCTCTAGGTAAAGATATTTTGGGCAAAATTTTACAAAATGCTAAGCTAGCAGAAGAGGGCGTTGCGCCTATATGCCAAGATACAGGCATGACGGTTGTTTTTGTGCAGATCGGCCAAGATGTGCATATCGAGGGTGGTTATATTGAAGATGCGATAAATGAGGGCATTGCGGAAGGCTACACTGAAGGTTATCTAAGAAAGTCAGTCGTTGCTGAGCCACTCTTTGAGAGAAAAAATACCACAAATAACACTCCAGCCGTCATCCACACTAGAATCGTGCCAGGAGATAAGCTAAAGATAAAAGTAGCTCCAAAAGGTTTTGGTAGTGAGAATAAATCGGTTTTAAAAATGCTTGTACCAGCTGATGGTATAGAGGGTGTAAAAAAAGTCTTTTTAGAGGCTGTAAAATACGCTGGACCAAACGCCTGTCCTCCACTAACAATAGGCGTTGGCATAGGCGGTACGATGGATAAGGCAGCACTTTTGGCAAAAGAAGCAGCAGTTCGTTCAGTCGATAGTAAAAATTCTGATCCAAGATATGCCAAATTAGAAGACGAGCTACTAGAGCTTGCTTGCAAAACTGGTGTTGGTCCTCAAGGACTTGGTGGTGACACCACTGCTGTTAAAGTAAATGTCGAGTGGTATCCAACTCACATAGCAGGTCTTCCTGTTGCTATAAACATTAACTGCCATGCTGCACGCCACGCAGAAGCTGAGCTTTAA
- a CDS encoding hemolysin family protein — MNPSSDNSLLMVILAIVFILLNAFFVLSEFSIVKVRKSRLEELIKEKKPNAQLAFEMSNKLDTYLSATQLGITLSSLALGWIGEPAVARLIEAPLKNVFNFSDILVHTVGFAIAFTLITLLHVVIGELVPKSVAIAKSESAVLKIARPLHFFWVLFSPVIKLFDILATIGLKILGIQPAKENELAHSEEEIKIIVGESLKGGVLDSFETEIIKNAVDFSDTVAKEIMTPRRDMICINKQKSFEENLQVVFESKYTRFPYIDGSKDIILGMIHIRDILQLHFSKDKEKSFDSIVRKFVIVPESLSISKVLVMMNKEQISAALVVDEYGGTAGLLTMEDIMEEVLGDFNDEHDEVDQHYKKINDNIYEFQGRYDLESVEEVLGISFDEETDQVTIGGYVFNLIGRLPVVGDKIEDENCYYEVRKMDGASISRVKVRKKIRNEEESIQS, encoded by the coding sequence TTGAACCCCAGTAGCGATAATTCGCTTTTAATGGTAATACTTGCCATTGTATTCATTTTACTAAACGCATTTTTTGTTTTGTCGGAATTTTCCATTGTCAAGGTTCGCAAGTCTAGACTTGAAGAGCTTATCAAAGAGAAAAAGCCAAACGCCCAGCTTGCTTTTGAGATGTCAAACAAGCTTGATACTTATCTTAGCGCCACTCAGCTTGGCATCACGCTAAGCTCACTTGCCCTTGGTTGGATCGGTGAGCCAGCAGTCGCAAGACTCATAGAAGCCCCACTTAAAAATGTTTTCAATTTTAGCGATATCTTAGTTCATACAGTCGGTTTTGCGATCGCATTTACGCTTATCACGCTACTTCACGTGGTTATCGGTGAGCTTGTGCCAAAGTCAGTCGCCATAGCCAAATCAGAATCAGCAGTGCTTAAAATCGCCCGTCCGCTTCACTTTTTCTGGGTGCTATTTTCGCCTGTAATTAAGCTTTTTGATATTTTAGCAACTATCGGACTTAAAATTTTAGGCATCCAGCCAGCCAAAGAAAATGAACTAGCGCACTCTGAAGAAGAGATAAAAATCATCGTTGGCGAGAGCTTAAAGGGCGGTGTGCTTGATAGTTTTGAGACTGAGATCATTAAAAATGCGGTTGATTTTAGTGACACAGTCGCAAAAGAGATCATGACGCCAAGGCGCGATATGATCTGCATAAATAAACAAAAGAGTTTTGAAGAGAATTTACAAGTCGTATTTGAGTCAAAATATACTCGCTTTCCTTATATAGACGGCTCAAAAGATATTATTTTGGGCATGATACACATTAGAGATATTTTGCAACTTCACTTTAGCAAAGACAAAGAGAAGAGTTTTGACTCAATTGTTCGTAAATTTGTCATAGTGCCTGAGAGCCTTTCTATTTCAAAAGTGCTTGTAATGATGAATAAAGAGCAAATTTCGGCTGCACTCGTAGTCGATGAGTATGGCGGCACAGCCGGACTTCTTACGATGGAAGATATAATGGAAGAGGTGCTTGGTGATTTTAATGACGAGCACGACGAGGTCGATCAGCACTATAAAAAGATAAATGACAATATTTACGAATTTCAAGGCAGATACGACCTAGAGAGCGTTGAAGAGGTTCTTGGTATAAGCTTTGATGAAGAGACCGATCAAGTAACGATCGGTGGATATGTCTTCAACCTAATCGGTCGTTTGCCAGTTGTAGGTGATAAGATCGAGGACGAAAACTGCTACTACGAAGTAAGAAAGATGGATGGAGCTAGTATCTCACGAGTCAAAGTTAGAAAAAAGATAAGAAATGAAGAGGAAAGTATTCAGTCTTAA
- a CDS encoding sodium-dependent transporter yields MSKKNFSSRWAFILACVGSAVGMANVWGFPYKLGTNGGAAFLLIYVFFIALFSYVGLSAEYAIGRRAKTGTLGSYKYAWQSRNLGVFGSIIGWLPLAGSLCIAIGYAVIIAYVLKALTQALTGSFMSVDTNVWFNSFALQDYSVLPYHFIIVVGTLLTLFFGAKSIEKTNQIMMPLFFVLFSILAINVAMLPNAFDGYKFLFIPDFSKLADPMVWVSAMGQAFFSLSITGSGMIVYGAYLSKDEDIVESAKTTAFFDTIAALVAALVMIPAVFAYAMDPAEGPKLLFVTLPKILQNMIGGQIFAIILFTAVIFGGITSLQNMFEVVAESLMHKFPFLSRFWTLTLLCAVCFGIGAFMEPISSWGPWMDFVSIYIIPIGAVIGAISWFWIIKKEEILDEINSGANKSYGNFWYFVGKFIYVPLTFLLCIIAVSKGISF; encoded by the coding sequence ATGAGTAAAAAGAATTTTTCATCGCGTTGGGCGTTTATCTTGGCTTGCGTTGGATCCGCCGTTGGCATGGCAAATGTCTGGGGCTTTCCTTACAAACTTGGCACAAATGGCGGTGCAGCGTTTTTACTCATCTATGTTTTTTTCATAGCTCTTTTTTCATACGTTGGTCTAAGTGCGGAGTATGCGATCGGCAGACGTGCAAAAACTGGTACGCTTGGATCATATAAATATGCTTGGCAAAGTAGAAATTTAGGCGTATTTGGCAGTATCATCGGCTGGCTTCCACTTGCTGGCTCACTTTGTATAGCCATCGGCTATGCAGTCATCATCGCCTACGTACTAAAAGCCCTTACTCAGGCGCTTACTGGCTCATTTATGAGCGTTGATACGAACGTTTGGTTTAACTCATTTGCACTTCAAGATTACTCAGTCTTGCCTTATCATTTTATCATCGTTGTTGGTACGCTTCTTACACTATTTTTTGGGGCAAAAAGTATCGAAAAAACAAATCAAATAATGATGCCACTGTTTTTCGTATTGTTTAGCATCTTGGCTATAAATGTCGCAATGCTACCAAATGCATTTGATGGATATAAATTCCTTTTTATCCCTGACTTTAGTAAGCTTGCGGACCCAATGGTATGGGTTTCTGCGATGGGCCAAGCCTTTTTCTCACTCTCTATCACTGGTTCTGGCATGATCGTTTATGGGGCTTACCTTTCAAAAGATGAAGATATCGTTGAAAGTGCTAAAACTACGGCTTTTTTTGATACTATCGCAGCGCTTGTAGCAGCGCTTGTCATGATCCCAGCAGTCTTTGCCTACGCTATGGATCCAGCCGAAGGTCCAAAGCTGCTTTTTGTAACGCTTCCAAAAATTTTACAAAACATGATCGGTGGACAAATTTTTGCCATTATTTTATTTACAGCTGTTATCTTTGGCGGTATCACCTCGCTTCAAAATATGTTTGAAGTAGTCGCCGAGTCACTAATGCATAAATTTCCGTTTCTTAGTAGATTTTGGACACTCACGCTACTTTGTGCAGTTTGCTTTGGCATAGGAGCATTTATGGAGCCTATTAGCAGTTGGGGGCCTTGGATGGACTTTGTGTCGATCTATATTATTCCAATCGGTGCGGTAATCGGTGCTATTTCTTGGTTTTGGATTATTAAAAAAGAAGAAATTTTAGACGAGATAAATTCTGGAGCAAATAAATCTTATGGTAATTTCTGGTATTTTGTAGGCAAATTTATCTACGTTCCGCTAACATTTTTACTTTGTATCATAGCCGTAAGTAAGGGAATTTCTTTTTAA
- a CDS encoding DUF411 domain-containing protein encodes MKKLVFLALGFFATLAFAADMKVYKSPTCGCCTSWGEAMQKAGFSEEVIKVDDIAKVKKEFNVPLELSSCHTAIIDGYIIEGHVPADEVKRLLELKPKDVVGIAVPGMPMESQGMEQGSKAEQYDVILFKKDGSQEIFATYIGTKKLR; translated from the coding sequence ATGAAGAAATTAGTATTCTTGGCTCTTGGTTTTTTTGCAACACTTGCGTTCGCGGCTGATATGAAGGTCTATAAAAGCCCAACTTGTGGATGTTGTACTAGCTGGGGTGAGGCGATGCAGAAGGCTGGATTTAGCGAAGAGGTCATAAAAGTAGATGATATAGCTAAAGTTAAGAAAGAATTTAACGTACCGCTAGAGCTTTCAAGCTGCCATACAGCAATTATCGATGGATATATCATAGAAGGTCATGTTCCAGCCGATGAGGTAAAGCGCCTACTAGAGCTTAAGCCAAAAGATGTAGTTGGTATCGCAGTACCTGGCATGCCGATGGAGAGTCAAGGTATGGAGCAAGGCAGTAAAGCTGAGCAATACGATGTTATTTTATTTAAAAAAGATGGCTCGCAAGAAATTTTTGCTACTTACATCGGCACAAAAAAACTAAGATAA
- a CDS encoding putative transporter produces MFSSFFKDKKWALWAYGGAIFIILLLVYQTHLNVRINEWYKNFYDIVQNSKDHDVSEFWREIFNFIKIAMPYVVTYTVISFFASHWVFRWREAMTFRYLKFWQNCESDIEGSSQRIQEDIYRFAKIMESLGVQVLRAIMTLIAFIPVLWELSKSVSLPYIKDIEGSLVYIALVISIGGLIISWFVGIKLPHLEYNNQKAEAAFRKELVYGEDDKIKFCGPNVMLELFTGVKLNYYKLFLHYGYFNLWLISFSQILVIVPYIIMGNGLFSGVITLGILIQASNAFSQVRESFSVFIDNWTTITELRSVNKRLREFERNIDYKA; encoded by the coding sequence ATGTTTTCATCATTTTTTAAAGATAAAAAATGGGCACTCTGGGCTTATGGCGGAGCGATATTTATCATCTTACTTCTTGTTTATCAAACACACCTAAATGTCCGTATAAACGAGTGGTATAAAAATTTCTACGACATCGTGCAAAACTCAAAAGATCATGATGTAAGTGAGTTTTGGCGAGAAATTTTTAACTTTATAAAAATCGCTATGCCTTACGTCGTGACTTATACTGTGATCTCGTTTTTTGCTAGCCACTGGGTCTTTCGCTGGAGAGAGGCGATGACGTTTAGATATCTAAAATTTTGGCAAAACTGCGAAAGTGATATCGAGGGCAGCTCACAGCGTATCCAAGAAGATATCTACCGCTTTGCCAAAATAATGGAAAGCCTTGGCGTGCAGGTTTTAAGGGCGATCATGACGCTAATTGCTTTTATACCAGTGCTTTGGGAGCTAAGCAAGAGCGTGAGCTTGCCTTACATCAAAGATATTGAAGGTTCACTGGTCTACATCGCACTTGTAATTAGTATCGGAGGTCTCATCATATCGTGGTTTGTAGGCATTAAGCTGCCACACCTTGAGTATAACAACCAAAAAGCAGAGGCGGCATTTAGAAAAGAGCTGGTTTACGGCGAAGATGATAAGATCAAATTTTGCGGGCCAAACGTCATGCTAGAGCTTTTTACAGGCGTCAAACTAAACTACTACAAGCTATTTTTGCATTATGGCTACTTTAATCTCTGGCTTATCTCCTTTTCACAAATTCTTGTCATCGTGCCTTATATCATCATGGGAAACGGCCTATTTAGTGGAGTCATCACGCTTGGCATTTTGATCCAAGCCAGCAACGCTTTTTCTCAAGTAAGAGAGAGCTTTAGCGTCTTTATTGACAACTGGACGACGATAACAGAGCTAAGATCAGTAAATAAACGTTTGAGAGAATTTGAGAGAAATATAGACTATAAGGCATAG
- a CDS encoding M48 family metallopeptidase, with protein MKKFLLTLLATSLLFTGCSSVTKAGVVGADRKQFMLVSSEAMEQSSAQAYVKTLTAARSKGELNVDPILTKRVQDIAKRLIAQTGVFRDDALKWKWQVNVINEDTLNAWCMPGGRIVVYSGIIKRLNLTDAQLAAVMGHEIAHALREHSREQASADQMKSIGIFAIATATGLGDLGANALNLASEYTISLPFSRSHETEADHIGTELMARAGYDPKEAVEVWVKMSKMSGGKVPEILSTHPSNESRIKDLKEIAAKLEPVYQAAKRG; from the coding sequence ATGAAAAAATTTCTACTTACATTGTTAGCAACTAGTTTGCTCTTCACTGGCTGCTCAAGCGTTACAAAAGCAGGCGTTGTTGGTGCTGATCGTAAGCAGTTTATGCTAGTCTCATCAGAAGCTATGGAGCAAAGCTCAGCCCAAGCCTACGTCAAGACGCTAACAGCTGCTAGGAGTAAAGGCGAGCTAAATGTTGATCCGATCCTTACAAAAAGAGTTCAAGATATCGCTAAAAGGCTCATCGCCCAAACTGGTGTTTTTAGAGATGACGCTCTAAAATGGAAGTGGCAAGTGAATGTCATTAATGAAGATACGCTAAATGCTTGGTGCATGCCAGGGGGCAGGATAGTCGTTTATAGCGGCATCATAAAAAGGCTAAATTTAACAGATGCACAGCTAGCTGCGGTCATGGGTCACGAGATCGCACACGCTCTTAGAGAGCACAGCAGGGAGCAAGCAAGTGCTGATCAGATGAAAAGTATCGGCATCTTTGCAATAGCCACAGCTACTGGCCTTGGCGATCTTGGAGCTAATGCTCTAAATTTAGCTAGCGAATACACCATATCTCTGCCCTTTTCTCGCTCACATGAAACTGAAGCTGATCACATCGGCACTGAGCTAATGGCAAGAGCCGGATACGATCCAAAAGAAGCGGTCGAAGTCTGGGTAAAAATGAGCAAGATGAGTGGCGGAAAGGTGCCTGAAATTTTAAGCACACACCCATCAAACGAGAGTAGGATAAAAGATCTAAAAGAGATCGCAGCAAAGCTTGAGCCAGTCTATCAAGCTGCTAAAAGAGGCTAG
- a CDS encoding Na+/H+ antiporter — translation MIEHLLLFLALLAIIIALVMISNSLKVAYPVLLVLGGLAISFVPNLPTIRIDPELIFIIFLPPLLYEAAWANSIKELYKWRRVIGSFAFIVVFISAAAVAVIANLVIPGFSLALGFMLGAIVSPPDAVSTAAILKFVKAPRRISAILEGESLLNDASSLIIFRFAAVAVTTGQFIWYKAAASFVWMVAGGVLVGLVVALVAYFLHRILPTDENSDTIMTITTPYVMYTLAEELGASGVLAVVCGGLYLSTKRNEILTASTMIHAVPVWSNFIFLLNGLAFTMIGLDLPQILDGLKHSGVSLLEALSYGVLVTAVLIVVRLMASYGAVYITMFMKRFISVADDRNPGKATPFIVGWAGMRGVVSLAAALSIPAMAGSEPFPHRDLILFITFVVILLTLVVQGLTLPLLIKSVKFPDFNDHMPNELARIKIKKAIAEASLKFQSEKFFNEEIFLFQKLKEVWNFELSNENFEISDEAWQTYFEILNEQRKALLELNKDPKIDEEIIRTFLYRIDLEEQRWRPNSEH, via the coding sequence ATGATCGAACATTTACTGCTATTTTTGGCTTTGCTAGCTATCATTATCGCTTTAGTGATGATCTCAAACAGCCTAAAAGTAGCCTATCCGGTGCTTTTAGTTTTGGGCGGTCTTGCCATTAGTTTTGTGCCAAATTTACCCACCATCAGGATCGATCCAGAGCTTATTTTCATCATATTTTTACCGCCGCTTCTTTACGAGGCCGCATGGGCAAACTCGATAAAAGAGCTCTATAAATGGCGCCGAGTGATTGGAAGTTTTGCATTTATCGTCGTTTTTATCAGCGCAGCAGCTGTTGCCGTGATAGCAAATTTAGTGATCCCTGGCTTCTCGCTCGCCCTTGGCTTCATGCTTGGCGCCATCGTCTCACCACCAGATGCGGTGAGTACGGCTGCGATCCTTAAATTTGTCAAAGCACCGCGCAGGATCAGCGCTATTTTAGAAGGTGAGAGCCTTTTAAACGACGCATCATCGCTCATCATCTTTCGCTTTGCCGCAGTGGCCGTGACGACTGGGCAGTTTATCTGGTACAAGGCGGCTGCGAGCTTTGTCTGGATGGTGGCTGGCGGTGTTTTGGTCGGTCTTGTGGTGGCATTAGTAGCCTACTTTTTGCATAGGATCTTGCCAACCGATGAGAACAGCGATACGATCATGACGATCACGACGCCTTATGTCATGTATACTTTGGCTGAGGAGCTTGGCGCGAGCGGCGTTTTGGCGGTGGTTTGCGGCGGACTTTACCTCTCGACAAAACGAAACGAAATTCTCACCGCTTCAACAATGATCCACGCTGTGCCCGTTTGGAGCAACTTTATCTTCTTGCTAAACGGCCTTGCCTTTACCATGATCGGCCTTGATCTGCCTCAAATTTTAGACGGACTAAAGCATAGTGGCGTATCGCTGCTTGAGGCGCTATCTTACGGCGTTTTGGTGACTGCCGTGCTCATCGTCGTTCGCCTCATGGCATCATACGGAGCCGTTTATATCACGATGTTTATGAAGCGCTTTATCAGCGTGGCGGATGATCGCAATCCAGGCAAAGCTACGCCGTTTATAGTCGGTTGGGCGGGTATGAGGGGCGTAGTCTCGCTAGCTGCGGCGCTCTCTATCCCCGCTATGGCTGGTAGCGAGCCGTTTCCGCATAGAGATCTCATCTTGTTTATCACATTTGTCGTTATCTTGCTAACGCTCGTAGTTCAGGGACTAACTCTGCCGCTACTTATAAAAAGTGTCAAATTTCCAGACTTTAACGACCACATGCCAAACGAGCTAGCCAGAATCAAGATAAAAAAGGCGATCGCCGAGGCTTCGCTTAAATTTCAAAGCGAGAAATTTTTTAATGAGGAGATTTTCTTGTTTCAGAAACTCAAAGAAGTTTGGAATTTCGAGCTTTCAAATGAAAATTTCGAGATCAGCGACGAGGCCTGGCAGACCTATTTTGAGATCCTAAATGAGCAGCGAAAGGCGCTACTTGAGCTAAACAAAGACCCAAAAATCGACGAAGAGATCATCAGGACCTTTTTGTATCGCATCGACCTTGAAGAGCAGAGATGGCGGCCGAATAGCGAGCACTAA
- a CDS encoding chemotaxis protein, translating to MLKVEVIYKFCIVCALACGICLLAFTGLNFAMGEYNEWMMSAHKFAGILIFYVAILHLFNRRRKLVKLINEMIDVTTHRKNPTMCNMDRIIASLEPYSISEISRMLGFDEAEFCKSLRENDIKFNSPSQTLRQIARMNDEKIFFVLVLIVEAKFGKRFCGAASCNVGRKF from the coding sequence TTGCTTAAAGTAGAAGTGATATATAAATTTTGTATCGTCTGTGCTCTTGCCTGTGGGATCTGCCTGCTTGCATTTACTGGGCTAAATTTCGCCATGGGCGAGTATAATGAGTGGATGATGAGCGCGCACAAATTTGCAGGGATTTTGATCTTTTACGTGGCGATCTTGCACCTTTTTAACCGTAGAAGAAAGCTAGTAAAGCTCATAAATGAGATGATCGACGTCACCACGCACCGCAAAAATCCAACTATGTGCAACATGGACCGCATCATCGCCTCGCTTGAGCCTTACTCTATCAGTGAAATTTCACGCATGCTTGGCTTTGATGAAGCTGAGTTTTGCAAGAGCTTGCGCGAAAATGATATTAAATTTAATAGTCCCAGCCAGACTTTGCGTCAGATCGCACGCATGAACGATGAGAAGATATTTTTCGTGCTCGTGCTCATCGTCGAGGCCAAATTTGGCAAGAGATTTTGCGGTGCGGCAAGTTGCAATGTCGGAAGAAAATTTTAG